The following proteins come from a genomic window of Candidatus Francisella endociliophora:
- a CDS encoding SGNH/GDSL hydrolase family protein, whose translation MTNTYADARSNIVLENECNVPVEFKISGDNLDSDAYITLSPHSYHNAGEFINDKVFFDTTSEFEISYTSNSDKGLVKYHLSNSWNSNHAMFEKKLGNIFVDKNNLHKKYKKSWHSYSSTLKYVIPTFTISSCSINNNLDLSQSEFNDIDRVIIFGDSLTDTGTLYSVTKGLLPKSTPYDKGMFSNGDIWSLRLKNMLLENNIKTSNYAVGGATVVYKPEWADVKLPYNLKAELTSYNIDKLTFNKNEKRLGIFLIGANDILTSNSNLTTIEMDEAIKQVTDKIISSILEIDTQKNIIIGLPDLSVTLESKRLDNQRVVKYMTEKYNEKLAEFAEQNQEKVKFIDLANIFNNAMANIDEFNKKYNTEIRTTQESCWHGGYYLPETLNNDYYKDLIMQNSNTNEEIDNDTLAQLIDSSVMQATIKASYTGQMCDDPQHYFFWDEVHPTLQVQKAIYLYILEMTGVR comes from the coding sequence ATGACTAATACCTATGCTGATGCAAGATCAAATATTGTTTTAGAAAATGAGTGTAATGTTCCTGTAGAGTTTAAAATAAGTGGTGATAATCTAGATAGTGACGCATATATTACTCTAAGCCCACATAGCTATCATAATGCAGGTGAATTTATTAATGATAAAGTGTTTTTCGATACAACCTCAGAATTTGAAATATCATATACAAGCAATAGTGATAAGGGTCTAGTTAAGTATCATCTTAGTAATAGTTGGAATTCAAACCATGCTATGTTTGAAAAAAAACTTGGTAATATTTTTGTCGATAAAAATAATTTACATAAAAAGTATAAAAAATCTTGGCACTCATATTCCAGCACACTTAAGTATGTTATACCAACTTTCACAATCTCTAGTTGCTCGATAAACAATAATCTAGATCTAAGCCAAAGTGAATTTAACGATATAGATAGAGTTATAATTTTTGGTGATAGTTTAACTGATACAGGAACTTTATATAGCGTAACAAAAGGCTTGCTTCCAAAATCAACTCCTTATGATAAAGGTATGTTTTCAAATGGTGATATTTGGTCTTTAAGACTTAAAAATATGCTTTTAGAAAATAATATAAAAACTAGCAACTATGCTGTAGGTGGTGCAACTGTAGTATATAAACCAGAGTGGGCAGATGTAAAGCTCCCTTACAATCTAAAAGCTGAACTAACATCTTATAATATAGACAAGTTAACTTTTAATAAAAATGAAAAAAGATTAGGAATCTTTCTAATTGGTGCCAACGATATACTAACATCAAATAGCAATCTTACTACTATAGAAATGGATGAAGCTATTAAGCAAGTTACTGATAAAATCATATCGTCTATTTTAGAGATAGATACACAAAAAAATATAATAATTGGTTTACCAGATCTATCAGTAACATTAGAATCAAAAAGACTCGATAATCAAAGAGTTGTTAAATACATGACTGAGAAATATAATGAAAAACTTGCAGAGTTTGCAGAACAAAATCAAGAGAAAGTTAAATTCATAGATTTAGCAAATATTTTTAATAATGCTATGGCTAATATAGATGAATTTAATAAAAAATATAATACTGAAATTAGAACAACTCAAGAGTCATGTTGGCACGGAGGTTACTACCTACCAGAAACTCTAAATAATGATTATTACAAAGATTTAATAATGCAAAATTCAAATACTAATGAAGAAATTGATAACGATACTCTTGCACAACTAATAGATTCATCAGTTATGCAGGCGACTATCAAAGCTTCATATACTGGACAAATGTGCGATGATCCACAGCATTACTTTTTTTGGGATGAAGTACATCCAACATTACAAGTTCAAAAAGCTATATATCTTTATATTTTAGAAATGACTGGAGTACGATAA
- a CDS encoding linear amide C-N hydrolase: MCTNVFINKNEYKIEARSMDFPINIAFENGWDYVGVENTTNVVIDADKIPTSQLANWKNKYGYFGRFGFDRTIADGLNTQGLSFSVLYLDITQYPKYDPKDTRPVLAIYDIGNFLLAMAKDVPEALKLVSKHQLVNSAIKLKPGVFVKNIPLHISLRDSLGNSAVIEFLNGEIHIYENADNVLTNAPSYNWHLENIKEYQSLLKPFDGSNPTFAGKVINYNETVKSSRPEVAQLIGMPGDFSSTSRFVRAYTLSELMLEPKSNREAIYHATSIIANVSVPPYEKSMTLWTTVKDLKNLTVAYKDNAAYQGTGSVGVYAMSVDTGYVTYDLKAMNFVDIPPQVQGRGKKPTPKEDIKQIIEMSKVVGLQRQ, encoded by the coding sequence ATGTGTACAAATGTTTTTATAAATAAAAATGAATATAAAATCGAAGCAAGATCTATGGATTTTCCAATTAATATTGCTTTTGAAAACGGTTGGGATTACGTAGGAGTTGAGAATACTACAAATGTAGTTATTGATGCTGATAAAATCCCAACAAGCCAACTTGCGAACTGGAAAAATAAATATGGCTATTTTGGTAGATTTGGCTTTGACAGAACTATTGCTGATGGATTAAATACACAAGGATTATCATTTAGTGTTTTATACCTTGATATAACACAATATCCTAAATATGATCCTAAAGACACGCGTCCTGTCCTTGCTATATATGATATTGGTAATTTTTTGTTAGCAATGGCTAAAGATGTACCAGAGGCTCTTAAACTTGTATCTAAACATCAACTTGTTAATAGTGCGATCAAACTTAAGCCTGGTGTTTTTGTCAAAAATATCCCTTTACATATCTCACTTAGAGACTCTCTAGGTAATAGTGCTGTGATTGAATTTCTTAATGGTGAAATTCATATATATGAAAATGCTGATAATGTCTTGACCAATGCCCCTAGTTATAATTGGCATTTAGAAAATATCAAAGAATATCAATCGCTACTTAAACCATTTGATGGTTCTAACCCAACTTTTGCTGGTAAAGTTATAAACTATAATGAAACTGTAAAAAGCTCGCGTCCAGAGGTTGCTCAACTAATTGGTATGCCAGGAGATTTTAGCTCTACATCTCGCTTTGTGAGAGCCTATACCTTATCTGAACTTATGCTTGAACCAAAATCAAATAGAGAGGCTATTTATCATGCCACATCTATTATAGCTAATGTTTCTGTACCACCTTATGAAAAATCTATGACTCTTTGGACTACTGTCAAAGATCTAAAAAATCTAACAGTCGCTTATAAAGATAATGCTGCATATCAGGGAACTGGATCTGTTGGTGTATATGCTATGAGTGTAGATACAGGCTATGTCACTTATGATCTAAAAGCTATGAATTTTGTAGATATTCCGCCACAAGTACAAGGTAGAGGAAAAAAACCAACTCCAAAAGAAGATATTAAGCAAATTATTGAGATGTCTAAAGTTGTAGGTTTACAAAGACAATAA
- a CDS encoding glutaredoxin domain-containing protein: MTNQFDNIILYRMVTPEKTCPYGLKAKALFEEKGWNFEDNILKTRAETDAFKEKYSLETTPLIFIDGKQIGGYSDLVEFLGEK; this comes from the coding sequence ATGACAAACCAGTTTGATAATATAATTTTATACCGCATGGTAACTCCAGAAAAAACTTGTCCTTATGGTCTAAAAGCGAAAGCATTATTTGAAGAAAAAGGCTGGAATTTTGAAGATAATATTTTAAAAACTAGAGCAGAAACAGATGCTTTTAAAGAAAAATATAGCCTAGAAACAACTCCATTAATCTTTATAGATGGTAAGCAGATTGGTGGTTATAGTGATTTAGTAGAATTTCTAGGTGAAAAATGA
- a CDS encoding HEPN domain-containing protein: MKTDLSNLPASKQNHLSQIVAVIRDEFEQVTGFSHGKRKNSKILKIILFGSFATGKWVNDPAHGYISDYDILVILDRQELVEEYKIWDNVESRMAVRIRPEVNIIVHSLKEVNEALVKGQYFFSDIKRDGIVLYESDRRELALAGNLTKSESKEIAEKHYEQWFESACEFYEMYRVATSKGFLKTAAFELHQATERFYACLLLVFTNYKPNTHNLVKLNSLAIELDEQIAEIFPQTSKVERRRFQLLKKAYIEARYSKHYKITEEELTWLGERVKQLQLLTEKLCKDKIAEFGD; the protein is encoded by the coding sequence ATGAAAACAGATTTAAGCAATTTACCAGCATCTAAGCAAAATCACCTATCTCAGATAGTCGCGGTTATACGCGATGAGTTTGAGCAGGTGACAGGCTTTTCGCATGGTAAAAGAAAAAACAGTAAGATCCTCAAAATTATCCTATTCGGTAGCTTTGCTACAGGTAAATGGGTTAATGATCCTGCACATGGTTATATTAGTGACTATGATATTTTGGTTATACTAGACCGTCAAGAGCTTGTAGAAGAGTATAAGATTTGGGATAACGTTGAATCTCGTATGGCTGTTAGAATTCGTCCAGAAGTAAATATAATTGTCCACTCTCTTAAAGAGGTAAATGAAGCTCTTGTAAAAGGGCAGTATTTTTTCTCTGATATAAAACGAGATGGAATAGTGCTATATGAGTCAGATCGTAGAGAGTTAGCTTTAGCTGGAAATCTAACTAAATCTGAATCAAAAGAAATTGCTGAAAAGCACTACGAACAATGGTTTGAGAGTGCTTGCGAGTTTTATGAGATGTATCGAGTAGCGACAAGTAAAGGTTTTCTTAAAACAGCAGCATTTGAGTTGCACCAAGCTACAGAGCGTTTTTATGCTTGTTTACTTTTAGTTTTTACAAACTATAAACCCAATACTCATAATTTGGTTAAACTTAACTCATTAGCAATTGAATTAGATGAGCAGATTGCAGAGATATTCCCACAAACTAGTAAGGTTGAGCGTCGCAGATTTCAGCTTTTAAAGAAAGCATATATCGAGGCTCGCTATTCAAAACATTATAAGATAACTGAAGAAGAGCTAACTTGGCTAGGTGAGAGAGTTAAACAGTTACAGCTTCTAACAGAGAAGCTTTGTAAAGATAAAATTGCGGAGTTTGGAGACTAA
- a CDS encoding acyl-CoA thioesterase: protein MMDQLKYFIYETKVLPKHIDPNNHLNNIVYLQWMQDIAIAHVKANGVFDVTEKYGLTWFAKKHTIEYLAQGFLGDDIIVVTWVESISKISTFRKYHIYRKSDKKLLCKADTLWVMVNAQKGRPAKIPTELVEIFDKYNDFEIDDVAKLI from the coding sequence ATGATGGATCAATTAAAGTATTTCATCTATGAGACAAAAGTTCTACCCAAACATATAGATCCAAATAATCATCTAAATAATATCGTATATTTACAGTGGATGCAGGATATTGCAATTGCTCATGTAAAGGCAAATGGTGTATTTGATGTTACAGAGAAGTATGGGCTTACATGGTTTGCAAAGAAGCATACTATAGAGTACTTAGCACAAGGATTCTTAGGCGATGATATTATTGTAGTAACTTGGGTAGAGAGCATCTCAAAGATCTCAACATTTAGAAAATACCATATCTATAGAAAGTCAGATAAAAAACTCTTATGTAAGGCAGATACTCTTTGGGTAATGGTAAATGCTCAAAAGGGTAGACCTGCAAAAATTCCCACAGAATTAGTTGAGATCTTTGATAAATATAATGATTTTGAGATTGATGATGTAGCTAAATTGATTTAA
- a CDS encoding radical SAM/SPASM domain-containing protein, which yields MKHQLKWMAWETTRRCNLKCVHCRSSSECEVLGHPDFSTEEGFRIIDNIVEFANPVLVLSGGEPLLRADIFELAEYGASKGLRMALATNGSLVTDEICQKIKNSSISIVSLSIDGATAETHDDFRSQKGAFEATVNAAKLFKKHGIPFLINSSFTKRNQHEIKDVYKLAKSLEATAWYLFMIVPTGRGEELMQELIDVDDYQDILNWHYDMEADEQDMLVRPTCAPHYYRIRFERNKEDGAKVRSRALSFGTGGGKGCIAGQSICLLDVDGNVYPCSYLPVSAGNVKEKSFADIWQHSDVMHDMRDFSAYEGKCGSCEFIKICGGCRARAYNIHGSYLAEEPFCNHMPIRMKQKEN from the coding sequence TTGAAACACCAACTTAAATGGATGGCGTGGGAGACAACCAGACGCTGTAATCTCAAATGCGTACATTGTCGCTCATCTTCTGAATGTGAAGTGCTTGGACATCCTGATTTCTCTACCGAGGAAGGCTTTAGAATTATTGATAATATAGTAGAGTTTGCTAATCCTGTATTAGTACTCTCTGGTGGTGAGCCGCTTTTACGAGCAGATATTTTTGAGCTAGCTGAGTATGGTGCTAGCAAAGGTCTACGCATGGCTCTAGCTACTAATGGCTCTCTGGTTACAGATGAGATTTGCCAGAAAATCAAAAACTCCAGTATAAGCATAGTATCTCTAAGCATAGATGGTGCTACAGCTGAGACTCATGATGATTTTCGTAGCCAAAAAGGTGCCTTTGAAGCAACTGTAAATGCTGCAAAATTGTTTAAAAAACATGGTATACCATTCTTGATAAATTCATCATTTACCAAGCGTAATCAACATGAGATCAAAGATGTCTACAAACTAGCCAAATCTCTGGAAGCTACAGCGTGGTATCTGTTTATGATAGTACCAACAGGGCGTGGTGAAGAGCTGATGCAAGAGTTAATAGATGTTGATGATTATCAAGATATTCTAAATTGGCACTATGATATGGAAGCAGATGAGCAAGATATGCTTGTGCGTCCAACATGTGCACCACATTATTATCGTATTCGTTTTGAGCGTAATAAAGAGGATGGAGCAAAAGTTCGCTCACGTGCTCTTAGCTTTGGAACTGGTGGTGGTAAAGGCTGTATCGCTGGTCAAAGTATCTGTCTGCTAGATGTTGATGGTAATGTCTATCCATGTAGCTATCTGCCTGTTAGTGCTGGTAATGTCAAAGAGAAATCCTTTGCAGATATTTGGCAACATAGTGATGTAATGCACGATATGCGTGATTTTAGTGCTTATGAAGGTAAATGTGGTTCATGTGAATTTATCAAAATATGTGGTGGCTGTAGAGCTAGAGCTTATAATATTCACGGTAGCTATCTTGCAGAAGAGCCGTTCTGTAATCACATGCCAATTAGAATGAAACAAAAAGAAAATTAG
- a CDS encoding succinylglutamate desuccinylase/aspartoacylase domain-containing protein: MSIANQIIDLFSQEDYPKISKLENGNLIKYYSDGIVAIFPAIKTSQKAMIVSAGIHGDETGAVELVYKLFNSLLNGTVISRPLMIILGNLDAIKQGTRQVETNLNRCFDDDELSLNSSMEHKRALDIITAIDEFKEELDAKDISIEMLLDLHSYVYPDYFSQYHDDKTQFAICVKEQPYSLNHEQILSACNLGKVITDIDMKGTLVSFIVKRYPYITSMVFELGHAHKLGKNNPLDLKNIADYIYAQVSETYNKNKQINPQQIERYKFCPPVIKNNETFELNSNICLRNFTKYEKGTVLAYENGEVIYRMPSNNHTVLFPWPTRLVGAAGTYILEKI, encoded by the coding sequence ATGAGCATAGCAAATCAAATTATAGATCTTTTTTCTCAAGAAGATTATCCAAAAATAAGTAAATTAGAAAATGGTAATCTTATAAAATACTATAGTGATGGTATTGTTGCTATTTTTCCAGCTATTAAAACTTCACAAAAAGCTATGATAGTTTCAGCAGGTATACATGGCGATGAGACCGGAGCTGTAGAATTAGTATATAAACTTTTTAATAGCCTTCTAAATGGTACTGTAATTAGTCGCCCATTGATGATTATATTAGGAAATCTAGATGCGATTAAACAAGGAACTCGTCAGGTGGAAACTAATCTAAATAGATGCTTTGATGATGACGAGCTTAGCTTAAATAGTTCTATGGAGCATAAAAGAGCATTAGATATCATTACTGCTATAGATGAGTTTAAAGAAGAACTTGATGCTAAAGATATTTCAATAGAAATGCTACTTGATTTACATAGTTATGTTTATCCAGATTATTTCAGTCAATATCATGATGATAAGACACAGTTTGCAATTTGTGTTAAAGAACAACCATATAGTTTAAACCATGAGCAGATTTTATCTGCTTGTAATCTTGGTAAAGTTATAACTGATATTGATATGAAAGGGACTTTAGTTTCTTTTATTGTGAAGAGATACCCATATATTACAAGTATGGTATTTGAACTTGGACATGCTCATAAACTAGGTAAAAATAACCCTCTAGATTTAAAGAATATTGCTGATTATATTTATGCTCAAGTATCTGAAACATATAATAAAAATAAACAAATTAACCCTCAACAGATTGAGAGATATAAATTTTGTCCACCAGTAATTAAAAATAATGAAACATTTGAGCTAAATAGTAATATATGTCTAAGAAATTTTACTAAGTATGAGAAAGGAACTGTTCTCGCTTATGAGAATGGGGAAGTTATATATAGAATGCCTTCAAACAATCATACCGTACTTTTCCCATGGCCAACTAGACTGGTGGGAGCTGCAGGCACTTATATTTTAGAAAAAATATAA